The Scomber japonicus isolate fScoJap1 chromosome 13, fScoJap1.pri, whole genome shotgun sequence genome includes a window with the following:
- the ugt5d1 gene encoding UDP glucuronosyltransferase 5 family, polypeptide D1 — MGTMPLHRLCGIFVFLSICVVSFTPPCDGGNVLVFPVDGSHWINMKILLEELHARGHNITVIRASTSWYIPEKSSLYTSITLEMDTGIENFFDEYLQEHMRAQREGASALTFFKLTKDFLSMIAEAHSLWTDAIVQIFDNKNLVKSLMDSKYDLVLTDPAIAPGVVLAKYLKLPIVLNVRWITSGDGQFAIAPSPLSYIPVPGSGLTDKMDFLQRVKNMLFYSIIVFQQKFLVGPNYDTICDKYIEGGCNIISLLQEADIWLFRSDFVFDFPRPTMPNVIYIGGFQCKPAQPLPEDLEEFVQRAGEHGVIIMTLGTLVNALPREVADEIASVFAKMPQKVIWRHKGEHPTTLGNNTLIVDWMPQKDLLGHPQTKVFVAHGGTNGVQEAIYHGVPVLGIPLFFDQYDNLLRLQERGAGKIIELGNVNGHSFGQGLKEVLHQDRYRQNMQRLSRLHRDQPMAPMDQAIFWVEYVMRHKGAAHLRTDAYNMPWYSYYCLDVLLLLLTAVTILLLSTLAVFRFLCCRSRRKTKSKQH; from the exons ATGG GGACCATGCCATTGCATCGCTTGTGTGGAATATTTGTATTCCTTAGCATATGTGTGGTTTCCTTCACACCACCTTGTGATGGAGGAAATGTTCTAGTATTTCCTGTAGACGGCAGCCACTGGATCAACATGAAAATTCTGCTAGAGGAACTTCATGCCAGGGGCCACAACATCACTGTTATAAGGGCCTCCACCAGCTGGTACATCCCAGAGAAGTCCTCTCTCTACACCTCCATCACACTTGAAATGGACACAGGGATAGAGAACTTTTTTGATGAGTACCTACAGGAGCATATGAGG GCCCAGAGAGAGGGGGCTTCAGCACTTACATTCTTCAAACTCACAAAAGATTTCCTTTCTATGATCGCTGAGGCCCATTCACTATGGACTGACGCCATCGTTCAAatctttgataataaaaatctGGTCAAAAGCTTAATGGATTCCAAGTATGATCTTGTTCTCACTGACCCAGCAATAGCACCAGGGGTTGTGCTAGCCAAGTATCTCAAACTGCCCATTGTGCTTAATGTTCGCTGGATCACCAGTGGAGACGGCCAGTTTGCGATAGCCCCCTCACCACTCTCTTATATCCCAGTGCCAGGATCGGGCTTAACGGACAAAATGGATTTCCTTCAGAGGGTCAAGAACATGCTTTTCTACAGTATCATTGTGTTCCAGCAGAAATTTCTGGTGGGGCCGAACTATGATACCATCTGTGACAAATATATTGAGGGCGGATGTAATATCATCTCGCTTCTTCAGGAGGCAGACATCTGGCTGTTCAGGTCAGATTTTGTGTTTGACTTCCCTCGGCCCACAATGCCAAATGTCATCTACATAGGAGGGTTCCAGTGCAAACCGGCTCAACCTCTGCCAGAAGACCTGGAGGAGTTTGTTCAGCGTGCTGGGGAGCATGGAGTGATCATCATGACACTGGGAACTTTGGTTAATGCTTTGCCCAGAGAGGTTGCGGATGAAATTGCCAGCGTCTTTGCCAAGATGCCTCAGAAG GTGATATGGAGACACAAAGGGGAACATCCCACGACTCTGGGCAACAACACCCTGATAGTGGACTGGATGCCACAGAAGGACCTTCTTGGCCATCCGCAGACTAAAGTGTTTGTGGCTCATGGAGGTACTAATGGAGTCCAGGAAGCCATTTATCACGGTGTCCCTGTGCTCGGCATACCCTTATTCTTTGACCAGTATGACAACCTTCTACGTTtgcaggagagaggagctggAAAGATCATTGAGCTAGGTAACGTTAACGGTCACAGTTTTGGACAAGGTCTGAAGGAAGTGCTCCATCAAGACAGATATAGACAGAATATGCAGAGACTGTCACGTTTGCACAGAGATCAGCCAATGGCACCCATGGATCAGGCCATCTTCTGGGTAGAATATGTGATGCGCCACAAAGGGGCCGCTCACCTGCGTACAGATGCCTATAACATGCCCTGGTACTCATATTACTGTTTAGATGtattgctgctgttgctgactGCAGTGACTATACTGCTGCTCTCTACTTTGGCAGTTTTTAGGTTCCTGTGctgtagaagtagaagaaaaacCAAAAGCAAACAGCATTGA